From Streptomyces cyaneogriseus subsp. noncyanogenus, the proteins below share one genomic window:
- a CDS encoding DUF2690 domain-containing protein → MNSSNAPSAPASGPEEQPPARGRAWRDAGTRLAYAVAIVGAVAAALLTPLGEHVVNIFLDEPTCPGEACEGKNPQNQGCAEDARTFEPASGNPALLQLRYSEECQTVWGRIERGNPGDVVTVEAAGGARRSAQIEYGNDQFTSMVRVGDGEFEVTACAVPKAGGKSTYERYCIQASEVTAWQ, encoded by the coding sequence ATGAACAGCAGCAACGCCCCCTCCGCCCCCGCGTCCGGTCCTGAGGAGCAGCCGCCTGCGCGCGGTCGCGCCTGGCGGGATGCCGGGACGCGACTGGCCTACGCCGTGGCGATCGTCGGCGCGGTGGCGGCGGCCCTCCTGACCCCGCTCGGCGAGCACGTCGTGAACATCTTCCTGGACGAGCCGACCTGCCCGGGGGAAGCCTGTGAGGGGAAGAACCCGCAGAACCAGGGGTGCGCCGAGGACGCCCGTACCTTCGAGCCGGCCAGCGGCAATCCCGCGCTTCTGCAGTTGCGCTACAGCGAGGAGTGCCAGACGGTCTGGGGGCGGATCGAGCGGGGCAACCCGGGGGACGTGGTCACGGTGGAGGCCGCCGGCGGCGCCAGGCGCAGTGCCCAGATCGAGTACGGGAACGACCAATTCACCAGCATGGTGCGGGTGGGCGACGGTGAGTTCGAGGTCACGGCCTGCGCGGTCCCCAAGGCCGGCGGCAAGAGCACGTACGAGCGCTACTGCATCCAGGCATCCGAGGTGACCGCCTGGCAGTGA
- a CDS encoding serine hydrolase domain-containing protein: MDRRRLLGTAAVAAGVGLLPGRAMAAGDGLAAQVRPYLDRALAAGAPSAVFGVIRGGRRYVAGASQEGPVPDGRTVFQLGSIGKTLTATALARAVGASRVRLSTPLSLPPGFTVPRGETRRITLRDLATHSSGLPRLPANLLAGADPYNPYAHYTLEDLAAGLSQTSLDNEPGTAYTYSNLGFGLLGQALAFDGVDAMLRRQVAAPLGLSDTTTTLRPDMASRKVIGHMAGEAVPDWRDRVLSGAGTSMYSTADDMLRYLDAQLRPERSPLRDAIELTQRHHFTDPSTGLRLGLGWHFGALSDGRTVTWHNGGTSGFSTCAAFERKSGTAVVILVNTYSDATRAFDALVFALLDELVGS; the protein is encoded by the coding sequence ATGGATCGTCGAAGGCTGCTGGGTACGGCGGCGGTTGCGGCCGGCGTGGGACTGTTACCGGGCAGGGCCATGGCGGCCGGGGACGGCCTGGCCGCACAGGTGCGGCCCTACCTCGACCGCGCCCTGGCCGCCGGCGCCCCGAGCGCGGTGTTCGGTGTCATCCGCGGTGGGCGTCGGTATGTGGCCGGTGCCAGCCAGGAGGGCCCCGTCCCCGACGGCAGAACCGTGTTCCAGCTCGGCTCGATCGGAAAGACGCTCACCGCCACCGCGCTGGCGCGCGCGGTGGGTGCGAGCAGGGTGCGCCTGTCCACGCCGCTCAGCCTGCCCCCCGGGTTCACCGTCCCGCGCGGGGAGACCCGGCGGATCACCCTGCGCGACCTGGCGACCCACTCCTCCGGCCTGCCCAGGCTGCCCGCCAACCTCTTGGCCGGGGCGGATCCGTACAACCCGTACGCGCACTACACGCTGGAGGACCTGGCCGCCGGTCTGTCCCAGACCTCGCTGGACAACGAGCCAGGTACCGCGTACACATACTCCAACCTGGGCTTCGGGCTGCTCGGCCAGGCGCTGGCCTTCGACGGCGTGGACGCCATGCTGCGGCGCCAGGTAGCGGCACCGCTGGGCCTGTCGGACACGACCACGACCCTGCGGCCGGACATGGCTTCCCGCAAGGTGATCGGCCATATGGCCGGGGAGGCGGTTCCCGACTGGCGCGACCGCGTCCTCAGCGGTGCGGGCACCTCGATGTACAGCACCGCCGACGACATGCTCCGGTACCTGGATGCCCAGTTGCGCCCGGAGCGCTCGCCACTGCGGGACGCGATCGAGCTGACGCAGCGCCACCACTTCACCGACCCCTCCACAGGTCTGCGGCTGGGGCTCGGCTGGCACTTCGGCGCACTGTCCGACGGCCGGACGGTGACCTGGCACAACGGCGGCACCTCCGGCTTCAGCACCTGTGCGGCCTTCGAGCGGAAGAGCGGGACGGCGGTGGTGATCCTGGTGAACACGTACAGCGACGCCACCCGTGCGTTCGACGCACTGGTCTTTGCTCTGCTCGACGAACTCGTCGGCTCCTGA
- a CDS encoding TetR/AcrR family transcriptional regulator — translation MAGRRRWSTDEILDAAAELLRTSDAESFSVRKLAATLGTDSSSLYRHFRSKTELLRAVADRILLAAMDGYRPEGDWKQRITALALRVRETFGRQPQLAAVWGRYASGGTGSRLVMEEVLQALRASGLPDEEVPARYHRLAVLIAALIASEAGVSTMTPTEYEQGMELFRVAVLGADPERFPALAHYAREVRPLGADRRAAFEEILAAQLADIEAAIHRSQA, via the coding sequence ATGGCGGGCCGAAGGCGCTGGTCGACCGACGAGATCCTGGACGCGGCGGCGGAGCTGCTGCGCACGAGCGACGCCGAGTCGTTCAGTGTGCGCAAGCTCGCCGCGACCCTCGGGACCGATTCCTCCAGCCTCTACCGGCATTTCCGCAGCAAGACGGAACTGCTGCGGGCGGTCGCCGACCGGATCCTCCTTGCCGCCATGGACGGCTACCGCCCCGAGGGCGACTGGAAGCAGCGGATCACCGCCCTGGCCCTGCGGGTGAGGGAGACCTTCGGCCGGCAGCCCCAGCTCGCCGCGGTCTGGGGACGCTATGCGTCGGGCGGCACCGGCTCCCGGCTGGTCATGGAAGAGGTGCTCCAGGCCCTGCGCGCGTCGGGCCTGCCCGACGAGGAGGTCCCGGCGCGCTACCACCGGCTCGCGGTCCTCATCGCCGCGTTGATCGCCTCCGAGGCCGGGGTGAGCACCATGACCCCCACGGAGTACGAACAGGGCATGGAGCTCTTCCGTGTCGCGGTGCTCGGCGCCGACCCCGAACGGTTCCCCGCGCTGGCCCACTACGCCCGGGAGGTCCGCCCCCTCGGGGCGGACCGCCGCGCCGCGTTCGAGGAGATCCTCGCCGCCCAACTCGCCGACATCGAGGCCGCGATCCACCGGAGCCAGGCTTGA
- a CDS encoding serine hydrolase domain-containing protein, producing MRNPLDPAELTAALENVHRAGMPGLFAEVRDGGQVWRGAAGVADVATGRPVTADMRHRVGSITKPFTAAAVLQQVESGQIGLDAPIRRYLPRLVPGERGDAITVRMLLNHTSGLAEYLPYAYPSLKALPALADTGPESLDDHRLTRFDPVELIAMGVGAPAVGAPGGTPGVYSNTNYLLLGELLRHVTGTSAERYITRNVIERAGLRETELPDAPHIDGPHSQIYEAWFGMIDPPRDYSVYDMSWVGPAGSLISTVRDLNRFFGMLLAGEIVSPPSLAQMQRTVPVVNQEGKTIDYGLGLHPVTAPGQGTYWGHGGTVWGAGALAMTRADGRRQMAVAVNRQRWNRLDSSGRPQPHPIDDALAAFHHVAMYG from the coding sequence GTGAGGAACCCGCTGGATCCCGCAGAGCTGACCGCCGCCCTCGAGAACGTCCACCGCGCCGGTATGCCGGGCCTGTTCGCCGAGGTGCGTGACGGCGGCCAGGTCTGGCGCGGCGCCGCCGGGGTCGCGGATGTGGCCACCGGTCGCCCCGTGACCGCCGACATGCGGCACCGCGTCGGCAGCATCACCAAGCCCTTCACCGCCGCCGCCGTCCTGCAGCAGGTCGAGAGCGGCCAGATCGGTCTCGACGCGCCCATCCGCCGGTACCTTCCGCGGCTGGTGCCCGGAGAACGCGGTGACGCGATCACGGTCCGCATGCTGCTGAACCACACCAGCGGCCTCGCCGAGTACCTCCCGTACGCCTACCCCTCCCTCAAGGCGCTCCCGGCCCTCGCGGACACCGGACCCGAGAGCCTGGACGACCACCGGCTCACACGGTTCGACCCCGTAGAACTGATCGCGATGGGGGTCGGCGCCCCTGCCGTCGGCGCCCCGGGCGGCACTCCGGGGGTGTACTCCAACACCAACTACCTGCTCCTCGGCGAACTCCTGCGACACGTGACCGGCACGTCGGCCGAGCGGTACATCACCCGGAACGTCATCGAGCGCGCAGGGCTCCGGGAGACCGAACTCCCCGACGCACCGCACATCGACGGCCCGCACTCGCAGATCTACGAGGCGTGGTTCGGCATGATCGACCCACCGCGCGACTACAGCGTCTACGACATGTCGTGGGTGGGGCCGGCGGGCTCGCTGATATCGACCGTCAGGGACCTCAACCGCTTCTTCGGCATGCTGCTGGCCGGCGAGATCGTCAGCCCGCCGTCGCTGGCGCAGATGCAGCGCACCGTCCCGGTCGTCAACCAGGAGGGAAAGACGATCGACTACGGACTGGGCCTGCACCCGGTGACGGCCCCCGGTCAGGGCACCTACTGGGGCCACGGCGGCACGGTCTGGGGTGCCGGGGCGCTGGCCATGACGCGTGCCGACGGCAGGCGGCAGATGGCCGTCGCGGTGAACCGGCAGAGGTGGAACAGGCTCGACTCCTCGGGAAGGCCGCAGCCCCATCCCATCGATGACGCGCTGGCGGCTTTCCACCATGTGGCGATGTACGGCTGA
- a CDS encoding CASTOR/POLLUX-related putative ion channel has translation MGRRRSRLGDRTRYWFDSTLSYGALALVGWLALLCLAVVVPASAVLVWTDPKAPASLTDRLAAVWRLTGETLRLGGATGTPLRVAVSVLLALITLLYVSTLVGLITTALTEHLMALRRGRSTVLERGHAVVLGWSEQVFTVVGELVAANANQHRAAVVVLADRDKTDMEEALATKVGPAGATRLICRSGPVTDPAVLALTSPAEAGVVLVLPHDRPDADAEVVKTLLALGRALPGRTPRPAVVAAVRNDRYRLAAALAAGADGVVLESDTITARLVVQAARHPGLSLVHRELLDFAGHEFYVIAEPGLAGRAFGEALLSYATSSVVGLVREGTPLLGPPPQTRIRPDDRLLVLSHDDDPVGLEECAALVEETVTVCGPRAPQRPERVLLLGWNRRAPLMIDQLRRGAPPRSAVDVVTDGDEATARQVADADTDAGTCLTLTLHRGDVTRPATLRHLDIGSYDSVIVLGGDPAPGRPSGEPDDRTLVTLLLLRDLERTIGRELPVVTELVDDRNRALAPISPGADVIVSGKLIGLLMAQISQNRHLAAVFEELFSAEGSGVHLRPATEYVLPDRETAFATVVAAARDRGECAIGYRSHDDVSIGPAYGLRINPPKSERRCWTARDEVVVVGEDRG, from the coding sequence GTGGGACGGCGGCGTTCTCGGCTGGGTGACAGGACGCGTTACTGGTTCGACAGCACACTGTCCTACGGCGCCTTGGCGCTGGTCGGCTGGCTGGCCCTGCTGTGTCTGGCCGTCGTCGTCCCGGCGAGCGCGGTGCTGGTGTGGACCGATCCGAAAGCGCCGGCGTCCCTGACGGACCGGCTGGCGGCGGTGTGGCGACTCACCGGGGAGACGCTGCGGCTGGGCGGTGCGACCGGCACGCCGCTCCGGGTGGCGGTGTCGGTGCTGCTCGCCCTGATCACCCTGCTGTACGTCTCCACCCTCGTCGGTCTGATCACGACGGCGCTGACGGAACACCTCATGGCGCTGCGCCGCGGCCGCTCCACCGTGCTGGAACGGGGACACGCCGTGGTGCTGGGCTGGTCGGAGCAGGTCTTCACGGTGGTGGGCGAACTGGTGGCCGCCAACGCCAACCAGCACCGGGCGGCGGTGGTCGTGCTGGCCGACCGCGACAAGACGGACATGGAGGAGGCCCTGGCCACGAAGGTGGGGCCGGCCGGGGCCACGCGGCTGATCTGCCGCAGCGGCCCCGTGACCGACCCGGCCGTGCTGGCCCTGACCAGTCCGGCCGAGGCGGGGGTCGTCCTCGTCCTCCCCCACGACCGGCCCGACGCCGACGCGGAGGTCGTCAAGACGCTGCTGGCGCTCGGCCGCGCGCTGCCCGGCCGGACCCCCCGTCCCGCCGTGGTCGCCGCCGTCCGCAACGACCGGTACCGTCTGGCCGCCGCCCTCGCCGCCGGTGCGGACGGCGTCGTCCTGGAGAGCGACACCATCACCGCCAGACTGGTCGTCCAGGCGGCGCGCCATCCCGGTCTCTCCCTCGTCCACCGGGAGCTGCTGGACTTCGCGGGGCACGAGTTCTACGTGATCGCGGAACCGGGTCTCGCGGGGCGCGCGTTCGGTGAGGCGCTGCTGTCCTACGCGACGTCGAGCGTCGTCGGTCTGGTCCGGGAGGGCACTCCCCTGCTCGGCCCGCCGCCGCAGACACGTATCCGGCCGGACGACCGGCTCCTCGTCCTCTCCCACGACGACGACCCGGTCGGGCTGGAGGAGTGCGCCGCGCTGGTCGAGGAGACGGTCACGGTGTGCGGACCACGGGCGCCGCAACGGCCGGAGCGGGTGCTCCTGCTCGGCTGGAACCGCCGGGCGCCGCTCATGATCGACCAGTTGCGCCGCGGTGCCCCGCCCCGGTCGGCCGTCGACGTGGTCACCGACGGCGACGAGGCCACGGCCCGGCAGGTGGCGGACGCCGACACGGACGCCGGCACCTGCCTGACCCTGACGCTGCACCGGGGGGACGTGACCCGTCCCGCGACCCTGCGGCACCTGGACATCGGCTCCTACGACAGCGTGATCGTGCTGGGCGGAGACCCGGCACCCGGCCGGCCGTCCGGCGAGCCGGACGACCGGACGCTCGTCACCCTGCTGCTGCTCCGGGACCTGGAGCGGACCATCGGGCGGGAGTTGCCGGTGGTCACCGAGCTGGTCGACGACCGCAACCGGGCGCTGGCGCCGATCAGCCCCGGAGCCGACGTGATCGTCAGCGGGAAGCTCATCGGCCTCCTGATGGCGCAGATCTCCCAGAACCGGCACCTGGCCGCCGTCTTCGAGGAGTTGTTCTCCGCGGAGGGCAGCGGCGTCCATCTCAGGCCGGCCACCGAGTACGTGCTGCCGGACCGGGAGACGGCCTTCGCCACCGTCGTGGCCGCCGCGCGCGACCGCGGGGAGTGCGCCATCGGCTACCGGAGCCATGACGACGTGTCGATCGGCCCCGCCTACGGGCTGCGGATCAATCCGCCCAAGTCCGAGCGCCGCTGCTGGACGGCCCGTGACGAAGTGGTCGTCGTCGGCGAGGACCGCGGATGA
- a CDS encoding NAD(P)/FAD-dependent oxidoreductase, producing MTEDHVIAPSRGGVSRRSFTALAGTATVATALTGGVSAALPAPAAPSGGRETDFDRCRAVARALLVLDSGNQPLVPGYQRVLREGLPARRRTRPKDVLVVGAGPAGLVAAWLLKRAGHRVTVLEANGNRAGGRVKTFRRGGHERAEQPFADPRQYAEAGAMRIPGSHPLVMGLIDQLELRKRRFHYVDVDGEGRPAHRTWIHVNGIRVRRADYSRAPRRVNRSFGVPRAHWDTPAATILRTALDPVRDEFSHVDGTGKRIDKPLPERLEGWARVVQRFGHWSMFRFLTEHAGLDERTVDLIGTLENLTSRLPLSFIHSFIGSSLISPDTPFYELEGGTAVLPDALLERVRKEVRFDRRVTRIEYYDPGRPSPDLRHAGKKGPHVWVDTVSEGRGGPVVREQFTADVAVVTVPFSGLRHVQIEPPLSYGKRRAVSELHYDSATKVLLEFSRRWWEWDEAEWKRELNRIDPGLYDAYRTGRAPSDGRLLGAHPSVPDGHITPGQRTHYAANRALTREQPEAVDVVGGGSVSDNANRFMFHPSHPVPGSDGGVVLASYSWADDALRWDSLDDEARYPHALCGLQQVYGQRIEVFYTGAGRTQSWLRDPYAYGEASVLLPGQHTELLPDIPVPEGPLHFAGDHTSVKPAWIEGAVESAVRAALEIHTA from the coding sequence ATGACTGAAGATCATGTAATCGCGCCCTCCCGTGGCGGCGTCTCCCGGCGGAGTTTCACGGCGTTGGCCGGAACCGCCACCGTCGCGACCGCCCTGACCGGCGGTGTCTCCGCGGCCCTGCCCGCCCCCGCCGCCCCGAGCGGCGGCCGGGAGACCGACTTCGACCGCTGCCGGGCCGTCGCTCGCGCACTGCTCGTACTCGACTCCGGCAACCAGCCCCTCGTCCCCGGTTACCAGCGCGTCCTCCGCGAGGGTCTGCCCGCCCGGCGCCGGACCCGGCCCAAGGACGTCCTGGTCGTCGGCGCCGGTCCGGCCGGTCTGGTGGCGGCCTGGCTGCTGAAGCGGGCGGGCCACCGGGTGACGGTGCTGGAGGCCAACGGCAACCGCGCGGGCGGACGCGTCAAGACCTTCCGCCGCGGCGGCCACGAACGAGCCGAGCAGCCCTTCGCCGACCCCCGCCAGTACGCGGAGGCGGGCGCGATGCGCATCCCCGGCAGCCACCCCCTGGTGATGGGACTGATCGACCAACTGGAGCTGAGGAAAAGGCGTTTCCACTACGTCGACGTGGACGGCGAGGGCCGCCCCGCCCACCGCACCTGGATCCACGTCAACGGCATCCGCGTGCGCCGTGCCGACTACTCCCGCGCACCGCGGCGCGTCAACCGGTCCTTCGGCGTACCCCGCGCCCACTGGGACACGCCCGCCGCCACCATCCTGCGCACCGCGCTGGACCCCGTGCGCGACGAGTTCAGTCACGTCGACGGCACCGGCAAGCGGATCGACAAGCCGCTCCCGGAACGGCTGGAGGGCTGGGCCCGCGTGGTGCAGCGGTTCGGCCACTGGTCGATGTTCCGCTTCCTCACCGAGCACGCCGGCCTCGACGAACGCACCGTCGACCTGATCGGCACCCTGGAGAACCTCACCTCGCGCCTGCCCCTGTCCTTCATCCACAGCTTCATCGGCTCCTCCCTCATCAGCCCGGACACGCCGTTCTACGAACTGGAGGGCGGGACGGCCGTACTGCCGGACGCGCTGCTGGAGCGCGTCCGCAAGGAGGTGCGTTTCGACCGCCGGGTGACCCGCATCGAGTACTACGACCCCGGCCGCCCGTCCCCGGACCTCCGCCACGCGGGAAAGAAGGGGCCGCACGTGTGGGTGGACACCGTGTCCGAGGGACGGGGCGGTCCCGTCGTGCGCGAGCAGTTCACCGCGGACGTCGCCGTGGTCACCGTGCCCTTCTCCGGCCTGCGGCACGTCCAGATCGAGCCGCCCCTGTCCTACGGCAAGCGCCGCGCGGTCTCCGAGCTGCACTACGACAGCGCGACCAAGGTGCTCCTGGAATTCAGCCGACGCTGGTGGGAGTGGGACGAGGCGGAGTGGAAGCGTGAGCTGAACCGGATCGACCCCGGGCTGTACGACGCCTACCGCACCGGCCGCGCCCCCTCGGACGGCCGTCTGCTCGGCGCCCACCCCTCGGTGCCCGACGGCCACATCACGCCCGGCCAGCGCACCCACTACGCGGCCAACCGCGCCCTCACGCGCGAACAGCCCGAGGCCGTGGACGTCGTGGGCGGCGGCTCGGTGTCGGACAACGCCAACCGGTTCATGTTCCACCCCTCCCACCCGGTCCCCGGCAGCGACGGCGGCGTGGTCCTGGCCTCCTACAGCTGGGCCGACGACGCCCTGCGCTGGGACTCCCTGGACGACGAGGCACGCTATCCGCACGCCCTGTGCGGCCTCCAGCAGGTCTACGGCCAGCGGATCGAGGTGTTCTACACCGGTGCCGGACGCACCCAGAGCTGGCTGCGCGACCCCTACGCCTACGGGGAGGCGTCGGTGCTGCTGCCGGGCCAGCACACGGAGCTGCTGCCCGACATCCCCGTGCCCGAGGGCCCGTTGCACTTCGCCGGTGACCACACCTCCGTCAAACCGGCCTGGATCGAGGGGGCCGTGGAGTCCGCGGTGCGTGCCGCGCTGGAGATCCACACGGCCTGA
- a CDS encoding PaaX family transcriptional regulator C-terminal domain-containing protein, whose translation MLTFLGDQVLGRDVCVYSGSVIDVFARVGIGEQATRSTLSRMVGRGLLRRQREGRRMYFGLTERSAAVLRDGERRIWHTGAVNRHWDGTWTLLGFSLPESWQRQRHDLRSRLTWSGFGPLFNGLWIAPGEVDVSSLVAELGLSAHVKVFRAHADAGTDIGAMIGETWELAELADRYEAFVRRWQPWESRSPQDADDALPLRLRAQAEWLRIIRGDPRLPVKHLPDGWPAQRAEHTFRAVHERLTPLAEAAAERLLDLVPVRDDQA comes from the coding sequence ATGCTGACCTTCCTGGGCGATCAGGTGCTCGGGCGCGACGTGTGCGTGTACTCCGGCAGTGTCATCGACGTCTTCGCCCGCGTCGGCATCGGCGAGCAGGCGACCCGCTCGACGCTCAGCCGCATGGTCGGCCGCGGCCTGCTGCGCCGCCAGCGCGAGGGCCGCCGGATGTACTTCGGGCTGACCGAGCGCTCGGCGGCCGTGCTGCGCGACGGTGAGCGGCGCATCTGGCACACCGGTGCCGTCAACCGGCACTGGGACGGCACCTGGACCCTGCTGGGTTTCTCCCTGCCGGAGTCCTGGCAGCGCCAGCGCCACGACCTGCGCTCCCGGCTGACCTGGAGCGGTTTCGGTCCCCTCTTCAACGGGCTGTGGATCGCTCCCGGCGAGGTCGACGTGTCGTCGCTGGTGGCGGAGTTGGGCCTGTCCGCCCACGTGAAGGTGTTCCGCGCGCACGCCGACGCGGGAACGGACATCGGCGCCATGATCGGGGAGACCTGGGAACTGGCTGAACTGGCGGACCGCTACGAGGCGTTCGTACGGCGCTGGCAGCCATGGGAGAGCCGGTCCCCGCAGGACGCGGACGACGCGCTTCCGCTGCGGTTGCGGGCCCAGGCCGAGTGGCTGCGGATCATTCGCGGCGACCCTCGGCTGCCGGTGAAGCATCTGCCGGACGGCTGGCCGGCGCAGCGTGCCGAGCACACCTTCCGCGCGGTGCACGAACGGCTCACCCCGCTCGCGGAGGCCGCCGCGGAGCGGCTGCTGGATCTGGTACCGGTGCGTGACGATCAGGCGTAG
- a CDS encoding maleylpyruvate isomerase N-terminal domain-containing protein, with the protein MTHSDVTDALVSGTHVREAVAHCVKTLSATPSSDWSAPAGSLEWTCWETLEHLADDLLTYALRFGLARPMEVPRVPLRISSERPDGPANVIFGDRAAGPGGLLTVVEACGGLLATAVDSAPPTTLAPHVFGASDPEGFAAMGVVETLVHTYDIAQGLRSDGVPPEDLSRRALGRLFPDVAVTDSASSTLLWATGRIETPGRPRRTDWRWYGEPLGRRPS; encoded by the coding sequence ATGACACATTCCGACGTTACCGACGCCCTGGTGAGCGGGACGCATGTGCGCGAGGCCGTTGCTCACTGCGTCAAGACCCTCTCCGCCACCCCCTCGTCCGACTGGTCCGCCCCGGCCGGCAGCCTGGAGTGGACCTGCTGGGAGACCCTGGAACACCTCGCGGACGACCTGCTCACCTATGCGCTGCGCTTCGGACTGGCGCGTCCCATGGAGGTCCCGCGCGTGCCCCTGCGCATCTCCAGCGAACGCCCCGACGGGCCGGCCAACGTCATCTTCGGCGACCGGGCGGCAGGGCCCGGCGGGCTGCTGACCGTCGTCGAGGCGTGCGGCGGGCTGCTCGCGACGGCCGTGGACAGTGCCCCGCCCACGACCCTGGCCCCGCATGTCTTCGGCGCCTCCGACCCGGAGGGATTCGCGGCCATGGGTGTGGTCGAGACCCTCGTCCACACCTATGACATCGCCCAGGGGCTCCGGTCCGACGGGGTGCCGCCCGAGGACCTGAGCCGACGCGCCCTCGGTCGGCTCTTCCCCGACGTGGCCGTCACGGACAGCGCCTCGTCCACCCTGCTGTGGGCCACCGGGCGGATCGAGACGCCCGGCCGCCCCCGCCGGACCGACTGGCGCTGGTACGGGGAGCCGCTCGGGCGCCGGCCGTCCTGA
- a CDS encoding carboxylesterase/lipase family protein: MHVTVPTTAGRIRGRQEGEVAAFLGIPYAAPPFGPRRLRPPAPPQPWTGVRDALAPGRSAPQPGYLPAMAGLLEEAAHPGEDCLNLNVWTPAPGRTGGRLPVMVWIHGGAFRNGSGSLPSYDGARLAADGVVCVTLNYRLGAEGFLLLDDGTANLGLLDQIAALEWVRANIAHFGGDPDNVTLFGQSAGAIGITALMTMPRARGLFHRAITQSGAGHHSHPPRIGRRITERLAALAGTEPTRDGLAAVPPERLIAADQALSREIAQAADPGQWGESAGGGTTVLPVVDGTTLPERPVDAIAGGAGRGIDLLTGTTSDEFRLFLVPLGIGPRITDEVLHGFLAGLGLQPAEARGVYAAARPGATPGDLLSAAMTDHAYRIPALRLAEARAAHGADTFVYEFARPSPALDGALGACHMAEIGFVFGNLADPLTGPDAPRELSDTLRGAWVAFARTGRPGTADGVLPHWPAYAGRRSVMRLGDGAPVVAEDPAADARLLWQNLRRPVPRTA, from the coding sequence ATGCACGTCACCGTTCCCACCACGGCAGGCCGGATCCGCGGCAGACAGGAGGGTGAGGTCGCGGCGTTCCTGGGCATCCCCTACGCGGCACCGCCGTTCGGCCCGCGGCGGCTGCGGCCGCCCGCGCCGCCGCAGCCGTGGACGGGAGTACGCGACGCGCTCGCCCCCGGCCGCTCGGCGCCCCAGCCCGGTTACCTCCCCGCGATGGCCGGGCTGCTGGAAGAGGCCGCGCACCCGGGGGAGGACTGCCTGAACCTCAACGTGTGGACACCGGCCCCGGGCCGCACCGGAGGACGGCTGCCCGTCATGGTATGGATCCACGGCGGCGCGTTCCGCAACGGGTCGGGTTCCCTGCCCTCCTACGACGGCGCGCGGCTCGCCGCCGACGGCGTCGTGTGCGTCACCCTCAACTACCGGCTCGGCGCGGAGGGCTTCCTGCTGCTGGACGACGGCACGGCCAACCTCGGCCTCCTCGACCAGATCGCCGCACTGGAATGGGTCCGCGCCAACATCGCCCACTTCGGCGGCGATCCGGACAACGTCACCCTGTTCGGCCAGTCCGCCGGCGCCATCGGCATCACCGCGCTCATGACCATGCCCCGGGCCCGCGGACTGTTCCACCGCGCGATCACGCAGAGCGGCGCCGGCCACCACAGCCACCCGCCGCGCATCGGCCGCCGGATCACCGAGCGGCTGGCCGCCCTCGCCGGTACGGAACCCACACGCGACGGCCTGGCCGCCGTACCGCCCGAGCGGCTCATCGCCGCCGACCAGGCGCTGAGCCGCGAGATCGCACAGGCCGCCGACCCGGGGCAGTGGGGCGAATCGGCGGGTGGCGGCACCACCGTGCTGCCCGTCGTGGACGGCACCACCCTCCCCGAACGCCCGGTCGACGCAATCGCAGGGGGAGCGGGCCGGGGCATCGACCTGCTCACCGGCACCACCAGCGACGAGTTCCGCCTCTTCCTGGTGCCGCTGGGGATCGGACCCAGGATCACGGACGAGGTCCTCCACGGCTTCCTCGCCGGACTCGGGCTCCAGCCCGCGGAGGCCCGCGGCGTGTACGCGGCCGCCCGCCCCGGCGCGACCCCGGGCGACCTGCTGTCCGCGGCCATGACCGACCACGCCTACCGCATCCCGGCCCTGCGGCTCGCCGAGGCCCGTGCCGCCCACGGCGCGGACACCTTCGTGTACGAGTTCGCACGGCCCTCACCCGCCCTCGACGGCGCCCTCGGCGCCTGCCACATGGCGGAGATCGGCTTCGTCTTCGGCAACCTCGCCGACCCGCTCACCGGCCCCGACGCCCCGCGAGAGCTCTCCGACACCCTGCGCGGGGCATGGGTCGCCTTCGCCCGCACCGGCCGGCCCGGCACCGCCGATGGTGTGCTGCCGCACTGGCCCGCCTACGCCGGCCGGCGGTCCGTCATGCGCCTGGGCGACGGCGCCCCCGTCGTGGCCGAGGACCCGGCGGCCGACGCACGCCTCCTCTGGCAGAACCTGCGCCGGCCCGTCCCCCGCACCGCCTGA